tattgtgttcttttaaattttatttcacATTTATAATATAGAATCTTTTTCCTTAGTGAATAATTATGTTCTTGATTGATCAGGATGATCATGAGGGTGCCAGGAACATGGATGACGACAATTTCATTGATGACAGTGGACTTGATCCTGCTGACCGTTATGGAAGCGATAATGAACCCCGATCTCCGGGTGATGCTCCTCAGGTTGATTCATCCTCGCATAAACTTATGCTTGTGGAAATGGCTGCTAGAATTCCTCTCTGTGCTTGTTGAGTATTAtcaattattaataaaaatggAATAAGCTCTTCAAAGTATTTATTGTTACAGTCTCACTCTTCAGTCCAATTGCATGATGTTTGAGGTCATCTTTTGCTCAAAGTTCTTTATCTGTAAAGCAGTTAATCAATGCcttaaaagcactaaatgaATGTCTTATATTGCTCTTATCTTGCTAGGCCGAAGAAGGTGAAGAGGATGATGAAATCAAGGAGCTCTTCAAGATGggtaagaaaaggaagaagaatgaaAGGAGTCCTGCAGAAATGGCATTGCTAGTTGAGAATGTTATGGCTGAGCTTGAGGTCACAGCTGAAGAAGACGCTGACCTTAACAGACAGGGGAAACCTGCTGTTAATAAACTTAAGAAGCTGCCTCTTCTTACTGAGGTTCTTTCAAAGTAAGTAATATATTTTCAGtcagttttatttttcttgaatgTATATTCGTAGCATTAAGGatccttttttttattcatttttttcttcaaattgctACTTGTGGCAGGAAGCAGCTTCAACAAGAATTCCTAGATCACGGAGTACTAACTCTTTTGAAGAATTGGCTTGAGCCCCTTCCAGATGGAAGTTTGCCAAATATAAATATCCGTGCGGCAATTTTGAAGATATTGACAGATGTATAAACGAGATACCTTCCCATTTTAATCTCTGTGTAATTGTGGGCCTGGttctaaaataaattttctgTAGAACCTGAACTGTTGCTTCTGTCCTACAGTTTCCAATTGATCTTGAACAGTACGATAGAAGAGAGCAATTAAAAAAGAGTGGTCTTGGAAAGGTTAGCATCCACCTCAATACTCAAGGCTTGGCAGAGGAAACTACCTTTACACTGATTTACTCTATTATTTGGGCAGGTCATTATGTTCTTATCAAAATCCAATGAGGAAACCACTTCGAATAGAAAGCTTGCTAAGGATTTGGTTGATAAATGGGTAATTTCATACTTTTGCCCCACCGTGCCCGCTCTTAATTATCAGATTTTACTTGCTGCCCTCTCCATATTTATATGTAGAATTCATCCGCCAGAAACTGGTGCTAAAAGTTGCACAAATGTGATGCTAAAACTGCCTCGTCTTACACTCACTTCAATTTTCTTCCCACTTTGAAAATGATGAATGCAGAGTCGACCTATATTTAATAAGAGTACGAGGTTTGAGGATATGAGGGGCATGGATGATGATAGGGTTCCCTTCCGAAGGCCATCAGTCAAAAAGTACTCTTCTGACTatttttctcatgtttttgtttcatttgctAATGCATATACGGTATCTACtagtttttgttgttgatttatTGCTGTAAATTTGTTTTGCAGACCAGCAAATAAAGCTACAGGGATGGAATCACGGGATGGTGATCTGGATTTGGAGATGTCACggtaatgatgtgatgacagatttAGCATGTTTGCTTCTAGCTTATTTGCTGCAGAACAAATTTGATACCATACGCTTTAATGTGAATCTTATGACAAATGCAGGGAGCGCAAATCTGGTCAATCATCTTCTAGGCAACATGCTTCTAGGCCCGAAGCAACGCCAATGGATTTTGTTGTGCGCCCTCAATCAAAGATTGATCCAGAAGAAGTTAGAGCTCGCGCTAAACAAGTTATGCAAGATGAGCGCCGTGTGAAGGTTTGTTTTCTCTTCCAAAATGTAAAATACGatcaaatttataatttattatttggcAAAGAATGTTAGTGGTCTAACCCAAGGAAAACAGTCAAGGTGGTTTGGCTGCGAGGTTTGGGTTTTAATTGAGCCTAAACCTAGTGCATGACTAGATGACATGTAACGAAATGATCCAAGCTTGTATTCATGGTAGCATTTGAGTGAACTCTTCTTTAAAAAGAAGTTCGATTCTATGTCATGAACATTGTTTAAGACTTTGTACACCTTCTATCGCTCTAAATGGTGATCTAGTTTTGTAAAAATTGCTTATATGCTGTTTTCTAGTGTTGTGTTTGCATGCAGTGCGCTCTTTTATTCTTGTCTGAGACAATTGCGTAAATGGTCTTGAATTCTTTATCTTCAAACTCATCAtagccatctggttttcttaaCTTGTTATCGATTTGCAGATGAACAAGAAGTTGCAGCAGTTGAAGGCACCAAAAAAGAAGCAGCTGCAAGCGACAAAGCTTAGTGTTGAGGGTCGTGGCATGTTGAAGTACTTGTAAGGTTACCATCCCAATTGCGGGGTGTTGGTGGTTGCTTGAATCCAGTAATTATGTATTGCCAATTGGTTGGAGCTTGGGTCGTAGGGTGCAAACAACTGGGGTTGTTATCTCAAAGGACGATTCTTGTAGCAGAGGAAAGTTGATGTTTCAATTGTTTGAACAAATTCTAATTCAGAATTTTGTGTTAGTTGATTCAGGATGTCGCGTGCGGCAATTTCCCGGACCATGTCCAGAAGAAAATTGCCTATCTAAAGTTATAAAGTTTCCATAATCAAGCGCACCAGCTGCCTAATAAAAACTAACTGAAGGTTTTTTGTATTTGATATTCAATAATCATCACTAGGGTTATCCATTTTATTAGGTAAGATTTTGTTTGAAGGATATTGATATCACAATTCCATTTCTATTGCTCTATGGTGACTGGGTTTCTGTTTAACTAACTCACATCTAAAAAAACCCCAAATCATCTATTGGAATCGATTTGTACTGAAAATGCGTTGGCTATGGGTGCATTGACATCTTGGAACTGATCAAAAATTGTTCCAATATGAATACATGAGGCATATTTCTCACTATTTGGACATATACATCAGTGAGTTTTTGTCCTAACAATGTTAATAAATTTAACATTTGATTTGTTGTAAAATAGAATATTTTTCAACTTTTAGTTTTCAAATTAAAACGTTTGAAAATTTGATAACGATGAATGAAACTATAAGGACTAAAAAAGAATCATGCCGAACTTCGAAGGTTAGATTTGTCATTccaaaattaaactaaaacgaCACCGCAGAGATGATACTATTACTGTCTGTACAGCAGCGCACTATGGTGGCTAGGTAGGCAAACGTTTTGTCAGAGAGCCAGCGAGCGAGAGCTTCGTCGTCTTTTGCTCGAATTTCACATTGCGAATCCGCGGGAGCTGCTTGAGTAACTTGTGACTATCCGCCATTTTGAATTCGATTTCTGATAGACGTTTTATCTTCAATTGAAACGATTCTTCTGATTGAACTTGATCTCCAGCTGAATCAGATTGCGAGTTGCACAGAGAGAAGAATAAGAGCAATGGCTGTGTAAGTCCATATGCTATATTCAATAACTACTTATCATTTGTTTGCTCCTTAATTGAATCCCGCAGACGtatcaaaaatgtattttttttaagcaaTCACACATGTAGGATACGCCTTCTTTTCTCTGTAATTTTGGGAAGGTGAGGCTTTTATTCTAAATCTGATATTAGCGGTCTTCACGCAGAGTTGCTTCTGCTCCTGGGAAGGTATTGATTACTGGGGGTTATCTTATTTTAGAGAGACCGAATGCTGGAATTGTACTTAGTACAAATGCCCGATTCTATGCGATTGTGAAACCGCTTCATGAAGAAATTAAGCCTGATAGCTGGGCATGGGTGAGTCACAATCTCTAAATTCCCTTTCGatttgcttgattttttttttcttctgtttcttAGTGTTCAATTATGTGTCACTCTTGTGTTGGCGACTGGGGGGTAATTGGTACACATCTTTGGGTTTGACaaatattgttgatgattaATGTTCATTCTTGCTCTCATTCATTAGTGATATGCcaatatttatgtatatgtagGATAAAAACAATGTCAGGTTTACTCATTACGTGCTGACAATaaattatttctctttttttggctATGAAATGTGAATTCCTATGATGTGCCGCTCTCAAGTTGCGTAATGATAATTGAAAGATTGCTAATTTGTTGCTCATGAGTTATAAGTCATAAGAATGTCTTTTGGtatctatgattttttttttttgacatttgtATCTTGCTAAATTGATACCTATTCTTGATCGCTTTACCGCTTCCTTAATAAtatcttttccatttttttttcctaccttTCAGGCCTGGACAGATGTGAAATTGACATCTCCTCAACTCTCGAGAGAAAGTATGTATAAGTTGTCACTGAAAAATTTGATGCTTCAGTGTGTCTCTTCAAGGCAAGTTTCCATGTAGTAGATGGTTTATACGATCTCCAATAGTTGTATGATGACTACTGATTTTGTTTGATATATACATGTGAtgcatatttttcaattttgcaCATGTGTGCATGGTCCAAGTAGCCCAAGGAAAATGATTGAAGCAGTGCACGCTTTATGAATTTCTAAGGTGACGATTGCCTTCGATCTTAAAATTTTCAGTGAATTGAGAAACCCTTTTGTGGAACAAGCAGTGCAATATGCTGTAGCAGCTGCGCATGCAACATTTGATAAACCTAAGAAGGATGTCTTGCAGAAACTACTACTGCAAGGTAATACTTAATGCTTTTGATTAtcgttttttcttttaaagGGATATAATATATGTAGTATTCAGGAATCTGATATTTTTGTTTTCGGTGCAGGTCTTGATATCACGGTCTTAGGTAGCAATGACTTCTATTCGTATCGCAATCAGGTGTTATTCCTTTGAGCTTGTTAAatgttttcatgtttctttCATTGAAAATTTTCTATGCCTATTAATTGCTACGTGCTTGGACCATATACATACCTTGATTTATATAATTGCTGTTTGAATAATTTTAATGTGTTATCATTTAGAGAATAAGAAAAAATGTTTCTTCTTTAAATAATGTGAGAAGTTCGTTGCAGTAGATCCTTTGAGCATTATTCTGTCAAATTCAAGTTGCTTACACAACTTATGTAATTCCAgcccaaaattttcatttaagatGTCGACATGTTTATGCTTGTTTAATTACCCCTGATAGATTGAATCATGTGGACTGCCCTTGACACCTGAAGCGCTTGCAATGCTCCCTCCTTTCACATCAATAAGTTTCAACACAGATGATTCTAATAGAGGAAATTACAAGCCTGAGGTTGCAAAAACTGGGTTGGGCTCCTCTGCAGCAATGACAACTGCTGTTGTTGCTGCATTACTTCATTACCTTGGAGTGGTTGATCTTTCCTCTTTGTCTggagaaaaacacaaagaaacaaaTGATTCTCAAGATCTTGATTTAGTCCATATAATAGCTCAAAGCGCCCACTGTATTGCACAAGGAAAAGTTGGCAGTGGGTTTGATGTCAGTTCTGCGGTTTATGGAAGTCAGCGTTATGTTCGGTTTTCACCTGAAGTGCTTTCTACTGCtcaggtctctctctctctttctctattaCTACCTTTCTCACTCATTAAGAACCTTGCAGACTCATATGCGCCAGTtgccttttcatatttttgaattttgattgcgATCCTCCCTGCTGGTGAACGAAGGGATTATAAAACAGTTTTAGGGTAAATGAGTTATGTATGCCCTAGTTCACTCTTCACTTGAAGGGATAACaacattgttttaaatttgCAAAATATTTTCCTTGGCCCTTATTTCACTAGAATTAGTTTCTTTTTATCTAATTTTGTTGTAATTTCCTTTCTAATGCAGAATGCAGCAAAAGTATTACCATTACAGGACTTCATTCTTGACATCCTAAAAGGAAAATGGGACCATGAAAGGAAAAGGTTTTCTTTACCACCATTGATGACTCTTGTAAGCACATTTGAAGATTTCATTTGTTGCTGCTTAttatgtgtatgtatacatgAGGTTGAGGTTGCTTCACATTCGCACATGTAGATCTCCTATGGGCTTTTAGCAGAGTGTTCTTTTCCCCTCAATAACTAATAATACAGTGATTTCTTAACTCTCAATGATGTTAATAATACAATAATTTCCCCATAGCATCCTCCCTTAGTCAATTTTTTGCCAGATCTGGAAGTTATTTCCCATTCTGATCTCTCTGTTGCATATTGGGGGATGTGATTTATGATAGTAGTAGCATGTGTAGCCTGGTCCCTTCTGATATGCTTATGCTTCCTCTAGATGAAAAGATTTCATGATATGGGGACTTTAGTATTTAAGTTGGCAAGAAATACagatatcataaaaaaaaacctgCTATGTTTGTCCAAAACTCTTTTCCAGTCTTTTtctaatattttcttttgtttgagaTACGCAATTTTAATTGTTCATTTTTTGCAAGCTATTTCTTTGTTTCCATGACCCATGACATGGTGATTATGGTGCTTTCTACAGCTACTAGGGGAACCTGGAACTGGTGGATCGTCCACACCATCAATGGTGGGTTCTGTGAAAAAGTGGCAAAAGTCTGACCCTCAAAAATCGCATGAAATGTGGATAAGGTTGTCAGAGGCCAACTTTGCACTTGAAACACAACTTAGCATGCTAAGCAGACTTGCTGAGGAATGTTGGGATGTGTATAAACATGTCATAAGCACCTGCAGCAGGCTTAGGTCTGAGAAGGTATATTTTGACTCATTTCCTGTACAGAGGCAGTCATCAGTAaagtaaattttcaaaatcttctGAAAAAAAACACAGATGATGTTGTTAATGGTggatatttatcatttgttgTCGTGGTTTAGTGATATTCCCTACAGATGTCTTGTCTCAACAAACCATTATATGGATCATCAAGTTATAAGTCACTCATCAACAGAAAAAAAGACATATGGAGAATGGGTAAActtcaaattgatttttttttgtgtgagatATGGTTTAATTATAAGCATTATGGTTCTCAATTTTAGTAAGAAAAGGTAAGTAAACAATACCCGTGCACAAGGAGCAGGCTCCTGCAGTGGGCGAGGTTGGAGATAGCAAGATGTACACAAACcataccctcacataatatgtggagaggctgtttttcGGGAATTGAATATATGTGACCTCAAGTCTTGAACATATGACCTATGGGTTGCACCCCTATAAATATTACTATGTCACACGTTCACCTGTATGATTCTCAATCTTAGTACTTTCAAAATTTTGGAAGGCTAAGAATTGTGGCATCCACATTATAGGGTATTTCTGATTGTCTACACGAAAAATAACCAGCTGGATATTCATTATGGTGATTTCTTACAGAATTTCGTGAGAATTTTTTGCTCCAATGCCCCCATCCCCTTCCATAAAAGAAAAAGTGATAAGTTTTGCCATTTTTTTAAGCTTTCAGGATTCCAGTTGTATgattaccttcttttttttttatctggcTAGGAATTAGGATTCTTAGGGTATGGTTGTGATCTTTTAATTGATGATAATTTGAGTTGaagtttattatttttatgtagGTTTGACCCACCCGTATCTCTGAAAGAAGACCAGAGCTGTCTCAGCTCAGTGGCATATAATGGACTAATTGACAGTGCATTGTTGTGCATTTTATCTCAATTCATATTCAAAGGGTTGAACTTCATGGAAAAGATGTCCATTAAAAGTTACTTTTTCTTGTGCATTGCATTGCGTTTTCTGGGTCTTCATGGCACAACATTTGTGATATGCGACGAATATTATTCCTCCTTGTAACTCGTAATAATATCTCTTTTTTGACAAATTACGATAACAGTGGGTGGAGCAAGCCAAAGAGCCAAACCAAGAGGTAATCATAAAAGCACTGTTAGGAGCAAGAGGTGCCATGCTTGATATTAGGAACCATATGCGTCAGATGGGTGAGGCTGCTGGTATTCCGGTAGGTTGTCTTCTCTTAATTGCATGGTTGCCTCCCTTTCTACCACGTTTTTTTGTATTCCTCTCAAAGATTACTAAAAATGGATATTTGAAATTACTTGTATTTTTTCTCCCGCTTGGCTTAGATTCTAATGTTTTTAGTAGCAAGGTGTACTGACTATTGAACTGTGAATGTGGATCGCATTGATGCGATTTCTCAGTCATATTTGTTAGATGATATTTTTTGAATATCTTAATTTGCAGATAGAACCCAATTCACAAACTCAGCTTTTGGATGCTACTATGAGCATGGAAGGAGTTCTGTTGGCTGGAGTTCCCGGAGCAGGTGGTTTTGATGCAATATTCACTGTTGCCTTGGGGGATTCTAGCAGCTACATAGCAAAAATCTGGAGTTCTATCAATGTTCTAGCGCTATTAGTTAGAGAAGATCCTTATGGTGTTTCTTTAGAAAGTGGAGATCCGCGAATTCAAGAAGTTTCATCAGCAATTTCTTCAGTTCATATTGAGTAAGCATATTTGCTATTGTAGTTTATATGTTTTCTGACAATCACAAATTTCGGTGGCGGATGCAATTTGGTAATAATTCCTTTTGGTTTGGAATTTGGGAACCAGTTGAGTTGAAAAgggggttttctttcttttatagtTCTGTGTAATATGACTAGGAACCCTTGACTAAACATTCGAATAGGATTTGTACCTTATGTAATGTTTTACAACAGTCTGCAATAAAAGATTCCATCTGTAAAATGGTGGAACTGGTTCTGATCTCTGACACTGATTTTTCTTTCATAGATCATTGAAATGATAAGAGATCAACAAATGTTGACACCACCCAGATCAGTTTTCTTCTCCACCTGGGAATCAGGCCCTTCCAAAAACCGCCTGGTTTCGTTCTCGTTGAGAGGTCTCATAACTTACCGGTGAAGGGAGGGTTGAGAGATTCACTCATCTGAACTAATGAACCAAAGAAACTCATAAAAAACAATACATAACTGTACATAGTTTTCCCGACTAGAAAACAATACACAAACCATAACAAATACGAGAAAGAGAATTGACTTGTTATCACAGCATATTCCATTAGATGAAATTTCCCAAATACGTAAAACACTAGTCCAGTAACCACTCCAGAAAAGATTATAATCCGAAATAAGTTTTTTCACCATGTCTCTATGCATGCCATTGAAGAGCCAACACAACCAAAGTCAAGGAAACAAGTAGCTGCTTTCAGGAAATGGCTAAATAAAATGGATGGTGCAATATGGAAAAGGAAGAGTACATCGATCGCATGACAATCCAAGGGCCTTACtagtgtctctctctctctctctattttttctgTCTTCGCATTTTTGCTTCTAATCAAAGTTAAAATTTTGATACAAGGGTCGGAGGGAAATCAAGACAAAAAGCAAATCATGATGCAACTAAATCTGGTGTTTCTGCTTCGATGGATAACAGAGCAGTATGTACTTTATCCAACCAGTTGTCAAGCCGGTCTCTTAGAGATGTGATCTGTTGAACCCCCAAAACTCTTGGCTGAACCCAGGACACATGAACTGTACCCTCAACTTGATCAATTATACCCTCAATAAGATGTACCTGCACAGTATTCAGCCGTGCAGTATTCAGCCTGTGTGAATAAGATTCTAAGAGATTATTGATTGATTGCATATAAACATGTGCCCGTATCGAAACATATAATCAGCAAGTTTTGGTTGGTGAATACTCCacaaaagagaataaaaattcagAAGGAATCATCAAGTTTACTTGTTCAATGATTCCACAGTATTCTGGAACCCCAGATATGTTCATATTAACTTCCTCTAAGGATTATGGAAAAGAAACATTGGCTTAAGGAACCATGCAATAAAGACACTCCCAAAACATGTTATCACCCTTTTACACATTACAATTAAGCTTCCCAGATACATGCTCATGTCACTTGGTTTACACATAACAATCAATCCTCAGGCTTATATGAAGTCTTCTTCAATCATTTACTATCATAGTAATCATccaaaatctaaatctaaataataataagaaagaagaaggaaCTTACAGAGAGACTTTTCATCAGAAGATGCTCAACATCCTCTATAGAGAGTTTCGTGCGTTCAGCAATAGCAGTTAACGGAATAGTTCGATCTTCAGATGGGCGGCTGCAATGGAGCATATCACATTTCAAATAAGCGGAAGCACATACAGATATAGATAAACTTAAACCTCCATCCATGCTAACGGGAAGTAAATAGGCCAATGTTATCACATACACACCTGAAGATAATTTCCATGAGGCAGAGAATGTTGATTTTTTCCAGTAGCTTCTTCTCATTCTCAACCAATGCTGGTTGAGCACTTAGGGCAGCATTGTGCACACGACATAATTCTTGATAGCGAACCAGATCCCCAGAGTTGAATGCCAGAAGATTATGGTAAAGCCATTCAACCTTTGTTCCTAGGAGGCTCTTAATCTGCACAAGATTTAAAAGATGTCACAATAATGGTAGATATGAAATCTGAAATATATTCAACGAGTAGTAGAAATCCTTCAATTGCAATTGTTTGTCAAGCACCTAGTaattaatatgttattttaaCTAATCTTGTAAGAGAATTATAAAAATCCAGAAGGTGCACACATAGACATGTATGCACATTTGGCAAACTCCAGCTTTCAAATTTAAACTGGACAATACAAGTTACTTCATGCAAGTTCACTGAAGTAGCAAATCAACAATAACATTgaacaaaattataaattaacagAGAAACAAAGCTTCAAGGTTTGAAAAGAAATAAATGGTTAAGAAAGTGGAAGCAAGCACTAACCTATAGTTTTTACTGATAAATGAATGATATATTTAAGAGGAAAGTAATGATAATATAAGTAGGCCTCAATACATATAAATGAATTTGGGCTAACATAGTGACGAAAACAAGCTCCTTGAGCTTATCATCGTGTTACTCCGACAATGTACCACTCACCTTGCTATAGGTATTGTGCACTGAACTCAAGCACCTTGCACCAGTATTTACTTCTCAAAGATGGTCTGAGtttcaattacaaacataacaatCTATCCTCTAGCTAACAAATCAAAGCAATGGCATGACTATCCTTAGTGGATTAACCTCCAAATTTCACCACATAAAACTAAGTTATAG
This DNA window, taken from Tripterygium wilfordii isolate XIE 37 chromosome 20, ASM1340144v1, whole genome shotgun sequence, encodes the following:
- the LOC119987072 gene encoding phosphomevalonate kinase, peroxisomal-like, whose translation is MAVVASAPGKVLITGGYLILERPNAGIVLSTNARFYAIVKPLHEEIKPDSWAWAWTDVKLTSPQLSRESMYKLSLKNLMLQCVSSSELRNPFVEQAVQYAVAAAHATFDKPKKDVLQKLLLQGLDITVLGSNDFYSYRNQIESCGLPLTPEALAMLPPFTSISFNTDDSNRGNYKPEVAKTGLGSSAAMTTAVVAALLHYLGVVDLSSLSGEKHKETNDSQDLDLVHIIAQSAHCIAQGKVGSGFDVSSAVYGSQRYVRFSPEVLSTAQNAAKVLPLQDFILDILKGKWDHERKRFSLPPLMTLLLGEPGTGGSSTPSMVGSVKKWQKSDPQKSHEMWIRLSEANFALETQLSMLSRLAEECWDVYKHVISTCSRLRSEKWVEQAKEPNQEVIIKALLGARGAMLDIRNHMRQMGEAAGIPIEPNSQTQLLDATMSMEGVLLAGVPGAGGFDAIFTVALGDSSSYIAKIWSSINVLALLVREDPYGVSLESGDPRIQEVSSAISSVHIE
- the LOC119986392 gene encoding protein IWS1 homolog 1-like, coding for MSFNNDPYRDEDGEPLMDFDDIQSDREQSSEPHQQDLFDDVEDNVDDWDNRERSPTPVYDTDKVKPRKRLIKKSTMGDDSEPPSHLFEEDFGREFSREGSESLEKKRKKKREAGDGNVKKEKRHKFEEYAGSGGKGSGSKSGLSKKHMMSGRSKDHDVKEMWDTIAGGDSEDDHEGARNMDDDNFIDDSGLDPADRYGSDNEPRSPGDAPQAEEGEEDDEIKELFKMGKKRKKNERSPAEMALLVENVMAELEVTAEEDADLNRQGKPAVNKLKKLPLLTEVLSKKQLQQEFLDHGVLTLLKNWLEPLPDGSLPNINIRAAILKILTDFPIDLEQYDRREQLKKSGLGKVIMFLSKSNEETTSNRKLAKDLVDKWSRPIFNKSTRFEDMRGMDDDRVPFRRPSVKKPANKATGMESRDGDLDLEMSRERKSGQSSSRQHASRPEATPMDFVVRPQSKIDPEEVRARAKQVMQDERRVKMNKKLQQLKAPKKKQLQATKLSVEGRGMLKYL